Sequence from the Zeugodacus cucurbitae isolate PBARC_wt_2022May chromosome 5, idZeuCucr1.2, whole genome shotgun sequence genome:
TGCTTTTCTGATATTGACGTGCAAATCAAAAAACTGGTTTTCATTTGTAACGGTTGCACTCGGCGGCAATATAACTATAAACATACCCATGTCGAATTTCAACCGGCAGCGGTGGTGGAAACGACAATTGAAGCACAATTTTCGGTACTGGTATTTACAATCAATACGTTGCGGTCTTGTCGCCACTAgcgcttaattttatttatttttattatgtttggtTGTTATTTCGTATTGTTGGTGATTGCATCTGTTATTTCCACGCCATGTTGTCAAAATAAACTATTGATAAAACACGAACTGTCGAACTGATCGATTGGTATGCAACGCCCTACTCTGTAGCTGTTTATactatatttttgcatattaagTTTGTGCAATACCGTTCCATTCATTtacttattgttttatttgtattgttgtgtTGGTGTATTGTTTGTCATTCATATGCCCGTTCTATTAATTTTCTTCCAGCTGCTGACTTGTTTATCGCTACTTGTATGCACTGGCTACAATTTAtggattttagaaataattcattaaaaaatcttcGCAAACCTTTGCTAGATTattgttttgcaatttattttttacacaaattacTTCTCTATATTGTggaaatttttctttataaataaatgagcgTGGGTTTTTGTAGATATAAAAAGCGCCGATTTTGTGAGCAATGTTAATTGGCGGTGCTAATGTCATCCCACAATGCATTTTAAGATTTCATCACATTTTATGACTGTAGTATTCACTTAGGGCACTTGCCTATTccatgtatatagtatatgcacGTTTATTACTTAGTGGTTATCCAgtcataatttaaatatttttcagcaaataatgtTATGgcgcaatatttttaattaaactgaTTTTAGAAAAGGGTAGTTCTGTATGGAATTTTAGTTGATGCATATACTACATTATTTTATATCTATGAATAGAAAATGTTGATTCCTGTAACACATTCAGACAACTCGAAAATTTGACGAATATTAAATACTTATTATGTGTTTAAGAACTGCTTGTGTGCAtacatgttaaatatttaaacacatattatttTATGAGTACAGACAAAATGCAGTTCAGATAAGATTAAGTAAATTGTTTAGGAAACATTTTCTATATCAACGAATTACTAACATCCCTTGCATATTAATTTTCTGCTACTAATGTTTTATCAGCAATCTGTAATCTCTACGCCCTATCTACAATGTTTTATAGATAATAATCAGCCATAGTATTAAAGCCTATAACAAATATCATTTTAACTGCAACGCTAATACACCAACATATCAGACGTATTCATACATTCACAACAACAGAATAAGCTAAAAGGCTTAACTGCTGCACAAACACTAatgccaaagaaaatatttacattgctCTCCATAAGCACAAAAGCGAAATGACCTTGGGATtttgaaattccaaaatttgTGCCACAATTTATGTCTTGTAAGTTTATTGACCTCCACCATTGCACATTTGCATGTGACATGAGTGAAGACAAACAAGAAGTTAAGaataaacataaaatgaaaatgaaataacgaGTTGCACAAACCAatagacatatatgtacatgtatgtatgtatttacgtatgtttttatgtacatacatacatatatcatatgaaTGTACCATCCaagttttatgtatgtatgtatgtatgaacaaaGATTATGGCAAACACAGCCAAAATTGTCGCTTTTCCAACTTTTCTACGCTTATCACTCAACCATAGCCAATTTGACGTTTAAACTTTTACAAatacgtgttttttttttgtttatttttatattcaaaattatgcATTGCTAAATGCTTGAAAATGTGTTTGCCATCAATGGGTTGGCGAATGTATGGGTTCGCCGTTTGTTCGGGGGGGtgatccatatacatatgtagttgcaCTACGTTTTACTTCTTCGATACGACGTCAACACCTGTCAAACCGTTTACCGTCCATAtctatttacaaatacaaactaTTCGGCACTCGTGCAAATTACTCAACTGCCGCAACTCTATTTCCAGCCAACACCACTACCAGCAATCCAAATGCGATTACGCCGCAGAAACTGGAAAAATGGCGTAAGGATTTCTACAGCGAACCGAAGAACATTCTTGCACAGAATGTCTGCTCGCGAGTGGACCCATTTGATGTGTGCCTATCGCGCAAATCCCTCGAAAATACCAATCATATATTTACTTACAAGGTAAGCGTGTACTGTatgcaaatttataatttttttaaattattatttattgtatgtttCAGGTGGAAAGCGAAGGCAAACCGATTACCAATCAAAAGAGTTCCGGCCGATGTTGGCTTTTTGCTGCACTGAATTGCATACGCCTGCCATTTatgaaaagtttaaatatagatgaatttgaattttctcagGGCTACCTTTTCTATTGGGACAAAATTGAGCGTTGcaattattttctcaataatatTGTAAAGACGGCGAGACGCAATGAAGTTGTGGACGGTCGTTTAGtgtcatttttattaaatgtaggtttttgttattatatataatatatgactcTAGCgagtttaattatttatgcgTTCTTCGTTTATCAGGACCCAACCTCAGATGGCGGCCAATGGGATATGTTAGTTAATTTAATAACCAAACATGGTTTAATGCCAAAGAAATGTTTTCCAGAGACTTACAGTTGTGAGGCGAGCATGCGCATGAATGCCATATTAAAGAGCAAGGTGAATATGCTTTGAAAACGTTAATGAAACAGTTAATCAATTTGTTTTTCTGTCTTTCAGCTACGTGAATATGCCAAAGTTTTACGTGATCTTTTGGCTAAAAATCCTACCGAGGAAGAGGTTTCTCAAAAGATTGAAGATATGATGGCCAGTATCTATAAGATAGTTGGCATATGTTTGGGCATTCCCTCAGAACGCTTCACCTGGGAGTATTATGACAAATCCAAAGCTTATAAATCAATTGGTCCAGTGACGCCGTTGGAGTTCTATGAAAAATATGTTAGAGATGTATTTAATGTGGAAAATAAGGTGATATTCGCTTTGCTCGTTAACGATTTTAAGGtagtttatgtatttttgtaattaacttaattGGCAGGTTTGCTTAGTAAATGATCCACGCCCATCCAGTTATTACGACCAAACGTATACAGTTGATTGTCTTGGTAATGTTGTGGGTGGCCGCCCAGTGCTTTATAATAATCAACCGGTTGAGAAACTACTGCAGCTGGTAGCTGAAAGTTTAAAAGCCGGTGAGGCTGTTTGGTTTGGTTGTGAAGTCAGTAAACGCTTTGCATCAAAGCAGGGCATTGAAGATTTGAATGTGTTAGTATACAAGCTttacaaaatattgtaataattttaaatttatatttataatgcgtttttttaacttttctaacAGGCATGACTTTAAATTAGTCTTTGATGTTGATATTCAAACGCCTTTATCGAAGGCGGATCGCCTAATTTTTGGAGAATCAGCCATGACACATGCCATGTTATTTACTGCAGTTTCACTTGATgtcagttaaatatttttttaactattaaatttgtactaatttgtaaaattttctctCTAGGAAAATGGTGAAGTAAAGAAATTGCGTGTTGAAAACTCTTGGGGTGAAGACCGTGGCGAAAAAGGTTATTTGGTTATGACCGCTGAATGGTTTAAGGAATTCGGTTTCGAAGTTGTAATCGACAAGTCATTCGTACCACCCGAAATCCTTAAAGTTTTTGACATGGAACCAATTGTGCTTCCTGCTTGGGACCCAATGGGCACCCTAGCTTAATATACATACACCTGAAACAAATACGTAatacttttatacatatatatatatatatacataattacataaatatatattaaatacgtTTGTGTACAATCG
This genomic interval carries:
- the LOC105210610 gene encoding bleomycin hydrolase isoform X3, whose translation is MSNTTTSNPNAITPQKLEKWRKDFYSEPKNILAQNVCSRVDPFDVCLSRKSLENTNHIFTYKVESEGKPITNQKSSGRCWLFAALNCIRLPFMKSLNIDEFEFSQGYLFYWDKIERCNYFLNNIVKTARRNEVVDGRLVSFLLNDPTSDGGQWDMLVNLITKHGLMPKKCFPETYSCEASMRMNAILKSKLREYAKVLRDLLAKNPTEEEVSQKIEDMMASIYKIVGICLGIPSERFTWEYYDKSKAYKSIGPVTPLEFYEKYVRDVFNVENKVCLVNDPRPSSYYDQTYTVDCLGNVVGGRPVLYNNQPVEKLLQLVAESLKAGEAVWFGCEVSKRFASKQGIEDLNVHDFKLVFDVDIQTPLSKADRLIFGESAMTHAMLFTAVSLDENGEVKKLRVENSWGEDRGEKGYLVMTAEWFKEFGFEVVIDKSFVPPEILKVFDMEPIVLPAWDPMGTLA
- the LOC105210610 gene encoding bleomycin hydrolase isoform X1; translation: MFALRFTSSIRRQHLSNRLPSISIYKYKLFGTRANYSTAATLFPANTTTSNPNAITPQKLEKWRKDFYSEPKNILAQNVCSRVDPFDVCLSRKSLENTNHIFTYKVESEGKPITNQKSSGRCWLFAALNCIRLPFMKSLNIDEFEFSQGYLFYWDKIERCNYFLNNIVKTARRNEVVDGRLVSFLLNDPTSDGGQWDMLVNLITKHGLMPKKCFPETYSCEASMRMNAILKSKLREYAKVLRDLLAKNPTEEEVSQKIEDMMASIYKIVGICLGIPSERFTWEYYDKSKAYKSIGPVTPLEFYEKYVRDVFNVENKVCLVNDPRPSSYYDQTYTVDCLGNVVGGRPVLYNNQPVEKLLQLVAESLKAGEAVWFGCEVSKRFASKQGIEDLNVHDFKLVFDVDIQTPLSKADRLIFGESAMTHAMLFTAVSLDENGEVKKLRVENSWGEDRGEKGYLVMTAEWFKEFGFEVVIDKSFVPPEILKVFDMEPIVLPAWDPMGTLA
- the LOC105210610 gene encoding bleomycin hydrolase isoform X2, which encodes MQTGGGDPATSAKHHVCESNTTTSNPNAITPQKLEKWRKDFYSEPKNILAQNVCSRVDPFDVCLSRKSLENTNHIFTYKVESEGKPITNQKSSGRCWLFAALNCIRLPFMKSLNIDEFEFSQGYLFYWDKIERCNYFLNNIVKTARRNEVVDGRLVSFLLNDPTSDGGQWDMLVNLITKHGLMPKKCFPETYSCEASMRMNAILKSKLREYAKVLRDLLAKNPTEEEVSQKIEDMMASIYKIVGICLGIPSERFTWEYYDKSKAYKSIGPVTPLEFYEKYVRDVFNVENKVCLVNDPRPSSYYDQTYTVDCLGNVVGGRPVLYNNQPVEKLLQLVAESLKAGEAVWFGCEVSKRFASKQGIEDLNVHDFKLVFDVDIQTPLSKADRLIFGESAMTHAMLFTAVSLDENGEVKKLRVENSWGEDRGEKGYLVMTAEWFKEFGFEVVIDKSFVPPEILKVFDMEPIVLPAWDPMGTLA